The proteins below come from a single Pseudomonadota bacterium genomic window:
- the ftsA gene encoding cell division protein FtsA translates to MMAKNDQIVVGLDVGTTKICAIVGKITVEGIEIIGIGTNPSEGLRKGVVVNIDSTVDSIKKAVHEAELMSGTDIKAVVTGIAGAHIKGFNSHGIIGVKDREVSSKDVEKVLEAAKAVAIPMDREVIHTMAQEFIIDDQDGINDPVGMSGVRLEVKVHIVTAAVASAQNIVRSCNRAGLEVYDIALQQIASSAAVLTPEERELGVMVIDIGGGTTD, encoded by the coding sequence ATGATGGCTAAAAATGATCAGATTGTCGTTGGTTTAGATGTCGGGACCACGAAGATCTGCGCCATTGTTGGCAAGATAACTGTGGAAGGAATTGAAATTATCGGGATTGGGACCAATCCTTCGGAAGGTTTGCGTAAAGGAGTGGTAGTCAATATCGACAGTACGGTTGATTCGATAAAAAAAGCGGTTCATGAAGCTGAATTGATGTCAGGAACAGACATTAAAGCGGTGGTGACCGGTATTGCCGGAGCACATATTAAAGGTTTTAACAGCCATGGCATTATCGGGGTCAAGGATCGGGAGGTTTCGTCCAAAGATGTTGAAAAAGTTCTGGAAGCGGCCAAAGCAGTAGCTATTCCCATGGATCGTGAAGTGATTCATACCATGGCCCAGGAGTTTATTATTGATGATCAGGATGGGATTAATGATCCGGTAGGTATGTCCGGTGTCAGGCTGGAGGTGAAAGTCCATATTGTTACCGCCGCAGTGGCATCAGCACAGAATATTGTTCGCTCATGTAACCGTGCCGGCCTGGAAGTTTATGATATAGCTTTGCAGCAGATAGCTTCCAGTGCTGCGGTCTTGACTCCCGAGGAACGGGAATTGGGAGTTATGGTGATCGATATTGGTGGTGGTACTACTGATAT
- a CDS encoding FtsQ-type POTRA domain-containing protein, whose protein sequence is PYTVKCWCMVAVPRKNKLSNINRELKRGRKKKKKRAYAALFARTGLVLLMVIVSFLIWTRIPLITTYIRQQLTEQEIGTIKEVVVQGNYHTAKEGIVQQLDLEPGMLLFDVDLVDKQAAVENLPYVKTAQLSRQWPDRLLVSVTERVPVAIVNLEKLYYVDVDGQIFKRIDPGEEVDLPVFTGLSVAQLQKNPEQGRVLLDLGLKLLACWQENDAYGQEGIAEINLDNAFGLTVFTRRHIWQLRLGLEEFRLKLKHWQKVLNYLGKEVELVSGFDCSAGYSVVVRYGDASH, encoded by the coding sequence ACCGTATACCGTAAAATGTTGGTGCATGGTGGCTGTTCCCCGGAAAAATAAACTGAGTAATATAAACCGGGAACTGAAACGGGGGCGAAAGAAAAAAAAGAAAAGAGCATATGCGGCCTTGTTTGCCCGGACAGGTTTGGTATTGCTCATGGTAATTGTCAGTTTTTTGATCTGGACACGGATACCGTTAATTACCACTTATATCAGGCAGCAGTTAACTGAACAGGAAATAGGAACCATAAAGGAGGTTGTTGTGCAAGGAAATTATCACACTGCCAAGGAAGGAATCGTACAGCAGTTGGACTTGGAACCGGGGATGTTGCTGTTTGACGTGGATCTGGTTGATAAGCAGGCTGCAGTGGAAAACCTGCCATATGTAAAGACTGCCCAGCTCAGTCGGCAATGGCCTGATCGCCTGCTGGTTTCTGTGACTGAAAGGGTGCCTGTGGCCATTGTTAACCTGGAAAAACTTTATTACGTTGATGTTGACGGGCAGATTTTTAAGCGGATTGATCCTGGGGAGGAAGTTGACTTGCCGGTTTTTACCGGATTGTCGGTGGCTCAACTGCAGAAAAATCCTGAACAGGGGCGGGTTTTACTGGATCTTGGTTTAAAGTTGCTGGCCTGCTGGCAGGAAAATGATGCCTATGGTCAGGAAGGAATAGCGGAGATTAATTTGGATAATGCTTTTGGTTTGACGGTCTTTACCCGCCGGCATATCTGGCAACTTCGTTTGGGTCTGGAGGAATTTCGGCTGAAATTGAAACATTGGCAGAAAGTGCTTAACTATTTGGGTAAGGAAGTGGAACTGGTGAGCGGTTTTGATTGCAGTGCCGGATATTCGGTAGTGGTAAGGTATGGGGATGCCAGCCACTAG
- a CDS encoding D-alanine--D-alanine ligase — translation MSLTMEVLKNKKIGVLMGGLSAEREVSLKTGAAILDSLKQQHYQVVGIDVGRDVCRQLQAENIEVAFLALHGRYGEDGAIQGVLEFLQIPYTGPGVLASSVAMNKLATKRFLESAAIPTPSYLVATDKVFISTAEQKLGYPLVVKPASEGSSLGISIISSEAELHAAQEKAFSYDAEILLEKYIPGREVTAAVLAGEPLPLIEIQPVSGFYDFQAKYTPGATNYLAPAPLPDQVTQEIQQLAVQGCRVTGCRSGAIRVDFRLDLNSKPFVIEINTIPGMTGTSLLPKAAQTAGIDFDSLIVKILCGASLEIQ, via the coding sequence ATGAGCTTAACCATGGAAGTGCTGAAAAATAAGAAAATCGGGGTGCTGATGGGGGGGCTGTCCGCAGAACGGGAGGTTTCCCTCAAAACCGGCGCCGCCATCCTGGATTCCCTGAAACAGCAGCATTATCAAGTGGTTGGAATTGATGTGGGGAGAGATGTCTGTCGGCAGTTGCAGGCTGAAAACATCGAGGTGGCTTTTTTGGCTCTGCACGGTCGTTATGGGGAAGATGGTGCAATCCAGGGGGTGCTGGAGTTTTTGCAGATTCCCTATACCGGTCCCGGGGTGCTGGCTAGCAGTGTGGCGATGAATAAACTGGCAACCAAACGTTTTTTGGAGAGTGCCGCGATACCGACTCCTTCATATTTGGTGGCTACTGATAAAGTATTTATCTCTACGGCTGAACAGAAACTGGGATATCCCCTGGTGGTCAAGCCGGCCAGTGAAGGATCGAGCCTGGGTATTTCAATTATCAGTTCCGAGGCTGAACTGCATGCTGCCCAGGAAAAAGCCTTTAGTTATGATGCTGAAATTTTGCTGGAAAAATATATCCCCGGACGGGAAGTAACCGCTGCGGTGCTTGCAGGTGAACCGCTGCCCTTGATTGAGATTCAGCCGGTTTCCGGGTTTTATGATTTTCAGGCCAAATATACGCCCGGAGCTACCAATTATCTGGCTCCGGCGCCTTTGCCGGACCAGGTGACGCAAGAGATTCAACAGTTAGCGGTGCAAGGCTGCAGGGTAACCGGTTGCCGGTCTGGTGCCATTCGGGTTGATTTTCGCCTTGATTTGAATAGCAAGCCGTTTGTTATCGAGATCAATACCATTCCGGGAATGACGGGAACCAGTTTATTGCCAAAGGCAGCCCAGACTGCAGGGATTGATTTTGATTCCCTGATTGTAAAAATACTCTGTGGGGCATCCTTGGAAATTCAATAA
- the murB gene encoding UDP-N-acetylmuramate dehydrogenase: MLTNREIPISEDIIKILDLEFNGQVRENVSLADRTMIRVGGTARLYLAPTDVGALKSLLHRLGDLAVPVLPLGGGANIVVADSGVTKAAVISLVEHIHDIAEPTISNNKVKVDVESGVRLSTLLQFCQERGFSGLEFLVGIPGSAGGAAVMNAGAFGREFSDVLLKVITCDGQGNLQSWTQGQLNSGYRRGGIPLGKLVVGLELELKPGNPEKIEKQMAEYRQIRRQKQPYGVPSAGSVFKNPPGNYAGRLIEAAGCSGWRFGGAQVSVKHANFITTEPGATAADVFTLIARVKEQVRKSFSLVLEEEIIRFGDEYISTGLAGEEESI; encoded by the coding sequence ATGTTAACAAACCGGGAGATACCGATCAGTGAAGATATTATCAAAATTCTGGACCTGGAGTTCAATGGCCAGGTTCGGGAAAATGTTTCCCTGGCTGATCGGACTATGATCCGGGTCGGGGGAACAGCCCGTCTTTATCTGGCGCCGACGGATGTGGGTGCTTTAAAGAGTTTGCTTCACAGGTTGGGGGATTTGGCGGTGCCGGTGCTGCCACTCGGTGGTGGTGCCAATATAGTAGTGGCCGATTCAGGGGTTACGAAAGCAGCGGTAATAAGTCTGGTGGAACATATACATGATATAGCCGAGCCGACTATCAGCAACAACAAGGTAAAGGTTGATGTTGAGAGCGGAGTACGGCTTTCAACCCTGCTGCAATTTTGTCAGGAGCGGGGTTTTAGCGGGCTGGAATTTTTGGTCGGGATTCCCGGTTCTGCCGGCGGGGCGGCAGTTATGAATGCTGGGGCTTTTGGCCGTGAATTCAGTGATGTGCTGCTGAAGGTTATAACCTGTGATGGTCAGGGAAACTTGCAATCATGGACCCAGGGGCAATTGAATAGTGGCTATCGCCGTGGAGGAATTCCTCTCGGGAAGCTGGTGGTTGGCCTTGAATTGGAGCTTAAACCGGGTAATCCGGAGAAGATTGAAAAACAAATGGCAGAATATCGGCAGATTCGCCGGCAGAAGCAGCCCTATGGTGTACCCTCAGCCGGTTCCGTTTTCAAAAATCCTCCGGGTAATTATGCCGGTCGTTTAATTGAAGCTGCCGGATGTAGCGGCTGGCGCTTTGGAGGGGCTCAAGTGTCTGTTAAACATGCTAATTTTATTACCACAGAACCGGGAGCAACGGCTGCTGATGTTTTCACCCTGATTGCCAGGGTGAAGGAACAGGTCCGGAAGTCTTTTTCCCTGGTGTTGGAGGAGGAGATTATTCGCTTTGGGGATGAGTATATTTCTACTGGGTTGGCTGGAGAAGAGGAGTCGATATGA
- a CDS encoding BON domain-containing protein has translation MKGKISVMTSGSLIFVSLLLVMQLVSCATPGGRSAGEVVDDSTITTAVNIKLMSMPGVRSLGIDVDVMQGEVILSGRAHSENEEARIIDAVRIINGVKKVTSMLKIIP, from the coding sequence ATGAAGGGAAAAATTTCAGTAATGACAAGTGGAAGTTTGATTTTTGTTTCCCTGTTGCTGGTGATGCAGCTGGTGTCCTGTGCCACGCCAGGGGGCCGGTCGGCCGGTGAAGTGGTTGATGACAGCACCATTACTACGGCAGTGAACATTAAACTCATGAGTATGCCGGGAGTCCGTTCACTGGGGATTGATGTTGATGTGATGCAGGGGGAAGTGATTTTGTCCGGCAGGGCTCATAGTGAAAATGAGGAAGCCCGGATTATTGATGCGGTTCGGATCATAAATGGGGTTAAAAAAGTTACCAGCATGTTGAAAATAATTCCCTGA
- the murC gene encoding UDP-N-acetylmuramate--L-alanine ligase: MRHKVKRIHFVGIGGSGMSGIAEVLLNLGYQVSGSDLQQTSVTERLEELGAKIYPGHSRQHVGDVEVVVRSTAVKDENPEVVEALERYIPVIPRAEMLAELMRLKYGVAVAGTHGKTTTTSMIATMLADTDIDPTIVIGGRLNSLKSSARLGQGEIMVAEADESDGSFLYLSPIIAMITNIDREHLDHYQGGVAEIEDTFVTFANKVPFYGLVIVCLDDPRVQEIIPRISRRLCTYGFNPQADLQATKVQINGMNSSFTVVAGERVLGEVSIGLPGRHYIQNALAAIAAGFEIGLDFELIQRNLKRYSGVQRRLQILGEFQGVTVIDDYGHHPTEIIATLRALRQAFPDRKLVVAFQPHRFSRTKYLFTDFLVAFNEADELLVTTIYPAGEAPIAGITAENLAAEIKHHGHKNVQYYADQVTMVSYLRNNLQGNQLLVTLGAGDINKVAHSLLAF, encoded by the coding sequence ATGCGTCATAAGGTAAAACGTATTCATTTTGTCGGCATTGGTGGCAGCGGCATGAGCGGCATTGCTGAGGTATTACTGAATCTTGGTTATCAGGTTTCAGGTTCTGATTTGCAGCAAACGTCAGTAACTGAAAGGCTGGAGGAACTGGGGGCGAAAATTTATCCCGGTCATTCACGGCAGCATGTGGGAGATGTCGAAGTTGTTGTGCGTTCTACTGCCGTCAAGGATGAAAATCCCGAGGTGGTTGAGGCCCTGGAGCGTTATATTCCGGTCATCCCCCGGGCAGAGATGCTGGCCGAACTGATGCGGCTGAAATATGGGGTAGCGGTGGCCGGTACCCATGGGAAAACCACAACCACCTCGATGATTGCCACCATGTTGGCTGATACGGATATTGATCCCACCATTGTTATTGGCGGTCGCCTGAACAGTCTGAAAAGCAGTGCCAGGCTGGGACAGGGTGAAATCATGGTGGCGGAAGCAGATGAAAGTGATGGTTCTTTTCTTTATCTTTCTCCTATTATTGCCATGATTACTAATATTGACCGGGAGCATCTGGACCATTATCAGGGGGGAGTAGCGGAAATTGAAGATACCTTTGTTACTTTCGCTAACAAGGTGCCGTTTTACGGGCTGGTTATTGTCTGCCTTGATGACCCCAGGGTGCAGGAAATTATACCCCGAATCAGTCGTCGCCTTTGTACTTATGGTTTTAATCCCCAGGCTGACCTCCAGGCAACAAAGGTGCAGATAAACGGGATGAACAGTTCTTTCACTGTGGTTGCAGGAGAGCGGGTATTGGGGGAAGTCAGCATCGGTCTGCCTGGCCGTCATTATATCCAGAATGCCCTGGCAGCCATTGCTGCCGGCTTTGAAATTGGCCTTGATTTTGAGCTGATTCAACGTAATTTAAAGCGGTACAGTGGGGTACAACGGCGGCTGCAGATCTTGGGAGAATTCCAGGGGGTGACGGTTATTGATGATTATGGTCATCATCCTACCGAAATCATAGCCACTTTGAGGGCATTGCGGCAGGCTTTCCCGGACCGTAAACTGGTGGTGGCGTTTCAACCGCACCGATTTAGCCGAACCAAATACCTTTTTACCGATTTTCTGGTTGCTTTTAATGAAGCGGATGAATTGCTGGTGACCACGATTTATCCGGCAGGGGAAGCTCCCATCGCCGGAATTACCGCTGAGAACCTGGCGGCAGAGATCAAACATCACGGGCATAAAAATGTCCAGTATTATGCTGATCAGGTAACCATGGTCAGTTACCTGCGGAACAATCTCCAGGGGAATCAGCTGTTGGTAACCCTGGGAGCCGGAGATATTAATAAAGTGGCTCATAGCCTGTTGGCTTTTTAG